The Cicer arietinum cultivar CDC Frontier isolate Library 1 chromosome 1, Cicar.CDCFrontier_v2.0, whole genome shotgun sequence genome contains the following window.
TAAACATACAGACTCCTTGTCCCTTAATAGACTCAGGTTCCATAACTTATTTGAGATTCATTATACAACTCATGTAATTGTTGCTTTTTTTAATCGACATATTATCACATTTCAAAATTCATATACTACCTTAAATCAATAATATGGTTGGAATCAAAGGAACACAAATATTGTTACACCAAATTGTTAACACTTTGGGTTCAACAAATCAGATATAGCAACCTCTAACTATTGACGCGAAGATGAAGACAAACctaaacaaaatcaatctaatCGAAAacgttaataattttttcaatgtaAGATTAAAAGACACTTTACAAAGAcaataataatttgtaatttatttaaaaaaaatatatattatgttttatttattaatgcatattttgtttttgatgcatttgttttcaattattattaatattaatattaatattacaatttgaaaaatcaaaatcctctaaaaaaaaaacgaaaagaGCAGAACGTTTTATGGTTGCATTACGGGgaataaatattgtaaaaaaaaattaattattatataaaaaaagatctCCCTCCATTTCCCGCTCCTAAAACTTTCTGAAAACCCTTTTTTTCCTGCCATTGTAGTTGTCCTCCAGCCCAAATTCAAACCCCATGGAAACCCTAACTTTTGGAAACCCCAATTAGAAGAAACCTTCATCTCACTCTCAAATTTCACATACATCGAACCTTCACTAACTCATCTTCTTTTGCTTCTAAAATCCCAAATCGCTAGACCCGCTTCTTCTCTTTGTTTCGTTCAAATCGCGTCTTACTGGTACGGCTTTTCAGTTTCAGTTCAAATCCACTTCCTTTTATAAACGTTGttccattttttgtttgttcCCAATGTAGTAAAAACATATTCTACcaaaatatgtttctttttttgctCTTTGGTTGAAAAGTGTGGCGTATTGTTGATGCATTTAGTTTTGGGAGAATAGAGTAGTACTGATCGGTAAATGTGATGATATATTTGCGAGTTGAAATTTTTGACTTTTTTGGTTGCAATATGTTGTGAATGTTTTTGAGATATCTTAAGAAAATGTGGTTTAAGTAATTCTAGTTTTAAGGATTTTTCTTTGGGGTTCTTCTTGTTTTTAATCATGTTTGAATATTCATACTATGTTATACATTGAATCATTTTTCACAAGGTATTTATATATTTGCACTGGTTCTTAGGATTTTGGGCATTTCTGCTGTCtattttaagagtttaataGATATGCACTGTCGATTTAAACAATTTTACTCTAACAACCAACGCAAGCCATTGATTGGGTATTTATTTTGTGATGGAAGGTACAATCATGTGGTGAGATGATAAATCAATGGTTTCTATTAACTATGAGTGTAAAAAACAAttctttttaacaaaaaatattttgaagaaaaatgtaCCAAAGGAGGAAACTAAAGTTGCCAAAGGGGCTATCACTAATCCTAATCTCCTAAGCCCTCCACAGAAAAAAACTTTGACAACCAATCATATGTTGATCCTTGGTCAAGTtatgtgaattttttaatttccttTTATTTTGGTTCAGTTTAAGGTTGTGGTGAGGATATGATCTATGGCACTTGCACCACAGCTTTTAAGTCACTGTAAGAATTCCTTGCTTCTTCTGGTTTTAACTTCAAAtctgatttgttaaaaaataagaatttttttaattggattCTGTGTTTGTTACcagttatttaaaatttttattattatatttggttATATACTATGTCTGAACTTTGAATTTTACTCAACCTAGAATAGTGCTCAGTCCAGTGGTTGAGAAGTGCTTTTGTTTTGCCTGGAGGAAAATGCAAAGACTTGCAGTTTAATATTGAACGATTCTAGTTGTGTTGGGATTTCTCATCAAACAAAGGATTGAAAGTAGTAGTTTTGaagttcttttttcttttgtttactTTTGCTTGATTCATGGCACAATATTATAGTGATTGATCATGTACGTACCGATGCCAACCCATTGAAAAgacttatgttttttattaattttatttttttatttaaattctccTTCTATAAGgattgatttttcttttgcaGGAGTTCCAGACCACTACTGTTGCAGAATTCATTGAATTATCAAGCAAAGTTATCCTCCAAGTGTTTTCCTAGGCAGATAAGAATGGAAGGTAATCTTAGTTGTAGCATAGAGGGCAACAATAAGGATTATAGAGGTGCCTTGATTGTCCTAGAAGGCTTGGATCGGTCTGGGAAGTCTTCTCAGTGCAGCAGACTAGTGTCCTACTTGGAGGGACAAGGGCTCCCTTCTGAACTATGGAGATTTCCTGATAGAACTACTAGCGTTGGGCAAATGATATCTGCTTATCTTACAAATGCATCGCAGTTGGATGATCATACTATTCATCTTCTCTTCAGTGCTAATCGTTGGGAAAAGAGGTTTCTacttttgtgtttttgttttcatatcTGTTATGTTATTATTTGTCATATGCGCCATTCTGGGATTTAGTTTGTGAAATTCATGTCCTGTGAACTGCCATTATGTCTTAATTTTGCTTGTAGCTTGTGGGAGGACAGCTGGAGGTTTAGGAGGTTTTAATATAGTAAAAGTGGTTTGTAAAAAACAGCATGGGAAGATCAAAGAAATTCTTGATTCGTGACTTGGAAGTTTGATATATGGGCATGGATCATTGTCTAGCTGGAAAGTAGATAAGTATTCCAAGAAGAGTGGGGGTATAAAGCAGGAAGTGGAAACCATACACGACTTAGGCATTTAAGTCCTttgattaaaaactctattttccATAATGATTTTAGAAGCCAAAGAAGCGATATCTTATAATATGAACATATGCTTTATGTAATCAGAAGAAGAAAGCTGCTGTGTTGTATTACTGCTGTGATGACATGTGGTTTTGTAAGGCTGACATGGACTCTGACTCTGAGGGAAGCAGAGTTCAATAAGCTTGATACATGGCTCCAGTTACTAAGTTAATATGGCTATTATGACTTTGGTGATATCATGATTAGATTCATATCCTAAAATGTGGTGCTATTATCTTATGTTGCATGCAGGTTTCATAGCAATCAAACCATTTGGatattttttcctttcacttGCTCATGACAAGTGAAATTGCAAGATTTTTTTTGATTAAGTTGTGTTGTCTCTGCAGGTCATTGATGGAAGCAAAATTGAAAAGTGGAATCACCCTCATTGTTGATCGTTATTCTTATTCTGGGGTGGCTTTCTCATCTGCTAAGGGACTAGATATTGAATGGTGTAAGGTAAAATGTTCATGAGAACTTCTAAAGAGGTCTTCTATTCTAATTCagttttttatatgtataataGCTTACATTCTCTCTCTGTTAGTAAACagtgaattttatattttgcaGGCCCCGGAAATTGGATTGCTGGCTCCAGATCTGGTAGCATACCTTGACATATCACCAGATGTAAGCAACACTTGCTATGTGGCAATAAAATGTGATTTGTTAGGTCAGGTTTTGAGATTTGAGACTCTATTTCAAAACTGCTTTATTTATCATAACCGCAGTTTTAGAAACAATATTTCTTGCCCattactttttatttgttttcatgCTGGGAAAAGTTTTTATTCTGTAATAAAACCACACTTATTTCTGTAGTGTTTCTCTGCTCCCTTTTCTATGTTCCATGATGTTGGGGAGTTGATTTCTAAAAAGTTAGATGTATTACTTTCCTTCAGGAGGGTGGTTCAAGTCCTAATGCACAAATGATTTCTGATCTCTTGCTTCTATAATATGTCCACCttgattttctgatttttttcaCTATTGATTGGCTAGCATGTTTTAGTTTTGTTCATGCATGCTTCCCtgttttcttatttatatttgttgCATATTCATATCAGAAAGCTGCAGAAAGAGGAGGGTATGGTGGTGAGAGATATGAAAAATTGGAATTTCAAAAGAAAGTTGCTGAACATTACAAAGTTCTTCACGATTCCTCCTGGAAGGTAATGGACTATTTTTCTGGTGTTTCCTCCTGAAATTGACAGTTCCGATACTAATACTTTGTTGTCGTATGTCAGTCTGTTAAATTGGTAATTTTGTTTCTGTGATCCCTACATGTCTTGCTCGTTGCCATTCAATACATATTTGGTATCACGTTGGGTTTGCCATAATCTCGGTAGCCAATGTGATTTTACAAAAGCTACAACTTGttttacttttgtttttcaTCCTCTTTCCACTGGTTTGATGCAGGTTGTAGATGCTTGCCAGCCTATAGAAGATGTGGAGAAACAGTTGCAAGAGATTGTACTTGCTTGTGTCACAGAATGCCGGAAGGGGAGACCACTCTCCTCGTTGTGGTCGACAGACATGTAGTGCCCTTGAATGAGATGTCATATATGAACAAGTATGCCATATATATTCTGCACACCAAACCCTTTTTATGGATAATTCTGGTTGATTCATTCCCACATCATAATTTCAAATTGTTTGCTAAGTAATTTGATGACAGCTTGGAGAATTTTAGTATACTCAAGTTGGAAGGAATGAAAaattccttattcaacaaatgTGGCAGCTCTATCATTGGGATTGCCTCAAGAGTCTTTCATGTCTGGTGCGACTGATAGGACGATATTATGGGAAGAAGCCAAATTGGTCCGAGGATTATTTTTTAGTCCATCAAATGTTACATCTGTTTACGTGCCTTCGAgagaaacttgttttttaattaaattttgtttcacATTATTCTGgatttaatgttatatataagTTTTTCAATATTAGTCAGGATTCACTTGACATAaactttgttcaataatttttcaagttttccattttttttaattcagtcATTAAGCAGAATTAACATGTCAATTTTTTCAAAGATATTTCGTTTTAAAGGATTTTTGTGCGAATGCTAAAATCcctgaagtaaaactataacaCTTTCTTAGAACTAACGCTCTTTTTTGAAGCCTTAAGTCTTAAAGCAAACAATTGTTTCATTAATGGTGTATGAGAATCCTCTTGTGCACAAATAGATTGCTGGTTAGTTTGGTGAAACTATTGTGTTATTTtgattaaactaaaatttaaaataatttaatactaTTTGATAATGTAATTGAAGAGCAGTTAAAGTAATGTTGACAAATTGTATCCAAGTGTTGTCCTTCTTACTGGGGAAGGTATCTATGACATTTGTAGAACGACTAAGAGAGTCAATGAGTCTGAATTGAAGTTTTATTCACACTGCTTTTCAATAACCagtgtttaatatttatacacCATTGACTCCATTATCCCCACTCACTTTGTCCACTAACTCCTCACATAATTAAAGTGTATAAACAACACTCAATGAATTACCTTACAAATCTTTTTTAGAAAAGAATTACCTTACAACAATCAAATTACCAATTTTGAACCAAAGTTATCATGCTAACGACGGTTCCCCAATATGGGTGTCACTTGTTAGAAACATTTATTTCCTAAGTGTTGGTAtctaattgatttataaaatttaaaattggttTAATGGTATCTTGATGAATCTTTAATATCTATATTGTAAATTTGTGATCAATAGATATGAAATCACGTGATATGTGTACTTGAATAATGTATTCCGTAATTGAATAAATCTACGATAactgaaattattttaattattcatgCATAAGGTATGGTTTAAATTATTAGtcatatttgaattaatatatCAAACCATTGGAACCTTTTCGTGATCATAATTTCATCATTGAGTCTTTTTTGGTAGGAGTCTTTTAAATTGAATCTAAAGGCTAATGTTCGTAGATTGTGAAATTAGACTTCGTTATACTTACTGGGAGATTGATATTTGTGTTGATTTATTCGTTAATTTTAGTTACTTTCAAGATAGAAATATGATTGTTATAAACACTTTCTCTAGGTCATGTAGTACTTTATGAGTTAGATGCTCACAATTTCTTAAGAGAAACGGAGATTTTCATTAATATAGTTTTAGTgtataaatatcaaattaatatcactatttttttgtgtacttttaaattatttatatatctaaaaattataataacatatatttctatttcttctaagaaatagagaaaatacTAAACCATGCTCTATTATTTTCGtgtactttttattattttttctatgattcatttaataaaaaagagtaatCTATCATATACACCGTTAATCTAAATAATCTCACAATGTCAATTAATCACAatcgttaaattattaaaatgtttgatttttatcgtaattataaaatgattgtcatgaataattgtgatgtgttgatagtgtaaaactttttatacaAACCAtgcataacaattaaactcttaaaataaattttaaaaaattgatgaatttgagaaaattattaatagttaagaatattttaagttataaatcatataaaatataactcAAATGGTTTAAAATAGTGTTAAAAAGATGAAATATGTTACAGGTTTGACCCTCCTAGTGCCGATGGAGgagaaaaatacaaatatttcaataaattcTAAAATCTTTTCCACCTTTAAACTAAATACCTTTCTTTTCTCCCTCAAATATTTgtatcaaaaagaaaataagagaTCAAAAGTGtcgattttaaaatagaaaaaaagatttaaaaattgataaa
Protein-coding sequences here:
- the LOC101513637 gene encoding thymidylate kinase isoform X1, which translates into the protein MIYGTCTTAFKSLSSRPLLLQNSLNYQAKLSSKCFPRQIRMEGNLSCSIEGNNKDYRGALIVLEGLDRSGKSSQCSRLVSYLEGQGLPSELWRFPDRTTSVGQMISAYLTNASQLDDHTIHLLFSANRWEKRSLMEAKLKSGITLIVDRYSYSGVAFSSAKGLDIEWCKAPEIGLLAPDLVAYLDISPDKAAERGGYGGERYEKLEFQKKVAEHYKVLHDSSWKVVDACQPIEDVEKQLQEIVLACVTECRKGRPLSSLWSTDM
- the LOC101513637 gene encoding thymidylate kinase isoform X2, coding for MFEIHRSSRPLLLQNSLNYQAKLSSKCFPRQIRMEGNLSCSIEGNNKDYRGALIVLEGLDRSGKSSQCSRLVSYLEGQGLPSELWRFPDRTTSVGQMISAYLTNASQLDDHTIHLLFSANRWEKRSLMEAKLKSGITLIVDRYSYSGVAFSSAKGLDIEWCKAPEIGLLAPDLVAYLDISPDKAAERGGYGGERYEKLEFQKKVAEHYKVLHDSSWKVVDACQPIEDVEKQLQEIVLACVTECRKGRPLSSLWSTDM